The DNA segment CCAAATCCCAATTAAAGAAAGCGACAAATCAAAACAGACAAGACAAATTATACTAAATTAGGTATAAAAGCAAAATAAGTTAATTAATAACAAATGGCTAATTCTCAATCAGTACAAATTACTAAAGGTAGTGATAATGTCTTTAAAGACTTGGGCTTTGAAGCCGAAGAAGCCATGAATCTCAAGATTAGAGCGGACTTAATGTTACAGTTACGCTCTTACATCGAAGCACAGGGATGGACACAACAACAAGCCGCCGCCTTTTTTGAGGAAACTCAGCCCCGAATTAGTAACCTTCTCAATGGTGACATTACTCGTTTTAGTATCGATAAACTCATTAATATGTTAGCCAAAACGGGTATGAAGATTAAAGTTGAGCTTTACAGGTAAAATTAAAACCAAAGAATAATCAGGATAAACAATGGAAAAAACCTATCAAAAAATATCTCTAAAACAACAATCAAGCGACTTTAACTATTGGCAAACTCAAACCTATCAACAAAGATTACAAGCCTTAGAAGAAATCCGTCAAGAATACCATTTATGGAAATATCAAAATGTTGAATCAAGACTTCAAAGAATTTATACAGTTTCTCAACGCTAATCAAGTGCGTTATTTAATTGTTGGTGGTTATGCAGTAGCAATTCATGGGCATCCTCGTTATACCAAAGATATTGATATTTGGATTGAAATGAGTAACGACAATGCTACTAATATCATCAAAGCCTTAAATGATTTTGGTTTTGGTTCTCTAGGCTTAAAAAGGGAAGATTTTGTGACACCAGATCAGATAATTCA comes from the Geminocystis sp. NIES-3708 genome and includes:
- a CDS encoding toxin secretion, membrane fusion protein translates to MEKTYQKISLKQQSSDFNYWQTQTYQQRLQALEEIRQEYHLWKYQNVESRLQRIYTVSQR
- a CDS encoding helix-turn-helix domain-containing protein, whose translation is MANSQSVQITKGSDNVFKDLGFEAEEAMNLKIRADLMLQLRSYIEAQGWTQQQAAAFFEETQPRISNLLNGDITRFSIDKLINMLAKTGMKIKVELYR